The following coding sequences are from one Halorubrum sp. BOL3-1 window:
- a CDS encoding DHH family phosphoesterase, with amino-acid sequence MDDDLIDAGDAPRSRYTKLPGTGFFYPDSLDDERAERRARESIEGSEAVVITDGDADGLACAAMIREAYDAALDVAPFEDAVTARLTADDDRDEDAEHDGDRDDETDPTADAHAESPVGLLPAGPYSIDTSLERVDAYADDGVDLFICDLCPDDYEWIAEPLEALAASADSIRWFDHHQWDEETAAAVRDLGVDLVVGASDEECTADVALRSIDHAFDDRWAELAAVTRDHDLWIKDDPRSDDLADYSYWAGAEEYAAVVGAYGVDLPEAVRSFVEERRVEKEARIDLAVGRAVTHEVGDWRVAVTYGRCSQNEVAERLREKGSDAAVIVKPAGSASIRGSEDFRHAHEVAGKVNGGGHPQAAGCKPDVYDDMLDYAHHWSTEGQACKRVILAAFEAVAEEVATSDETTEAAE; translated from the coding sequence ACCTCATCGACGCGGGGGACGCCCCCCGATCGCGGTACACGAAGCTGCCGGGGACGGGATTCTTCTACCCCGACTCGCTGGACGACGAGCGCGCGGAGCGACGAGCGAGAGAGTCGATCGAGGGCAGCGAGGCGGTCGTGATAACCGACGGCGACGCCGACGGGCTCGCCTGCGCCGCGATGATCCGCGAGGCGTACGACGCCGCGCTCGACGTCGCCCCCTTCGAGGACGCCGTCACGGCGCGGCTCACCGCTGACGACGACCGCGACGAGGACGCGGAACACGACGGCGACCGCGACGACGAGACGGATCCGACCGCCGACGCCCACGCCGAGTCGCCGGTGGGGCTGTTGCCGGCCGGCCCGTACTCGATCGACACGTCGCTCGAACGCGTCGACGCCTACGCCGACGACGGCGTCGACCTGTTTATCTGTGACCTCTGTCCCGACGACTACGAGTGGATCGCGGAGCCGCTGGAGGCGCTCGCGGCGTCGGCCGACTCGATCCGCTGGTTCGACCACCACCAGTGGGACGAGGAGACCGCCGCCGCGGTCCGCGACCTCGGCGTCGACCTGGTCGTGGGCGCCTCCGACGAGGAGTGTACCGCCGACGTGGCGCTCCGGTCGATCGACCACGCGTTCGACGACCGGTGGGCGGAGCTGGCGGCGGTCACGCGCGACCACGACCTCTGGATCAAGGATGACCCCCGCTCGGACGACCTCGCGGACTACTCCTACTGGGCGGGCGCCGAGGAGTACGCGGCCGTCGTCGGCGCGTACGGCGTCGACCTCCCCGAGGCAGTCCGGTCGTTCGTCGAGGAACGCCGGGTCGAGAAAGAAGCGCGCATCGATCTGGCCGTCGGCCGCGCGGTCACCCACGAGGTAGGCGACTGGCGCGTCGCGGTCACCTACGGCCGCTGCTCGCAAAACGAGGTCGCGGAGCGGCTCCGCGAGAAGGGCTCCGACGCCGCCGTGATCGTCAAGCCCGCCGGCTCCGCGTCGATCCGCGGCTCGGAGGACTTCCGGCACGCACACGAGGTCGCCGGAAAGGTCAACGGCGGCGGACACCCGCAGGCGGCGGGCTGTAAGCCCGACGTCTACGACGACATGTTGGATTACGCCCACCACTGGAGCACCGAGGGGCAGGCGTGTAAACGCGTCATTCTCGCCGCGTTCGAGGCGGTGGCCGAGGAAGTCGCCACGAGCGACGAGACCACCGAGGCGGCCGAGTAG